One stretch of Chitinophaga pendula DNA includes these proteins:
- the ahcY gene encoding adenosylhomocysteinase, translated as MSTIANSNIDFNLQYKVKDMSLADWGRKEIELAEAEMPGLMSLREEYGASQPLKGARIAGCLHMTIQTAVLIETLVHLGAEVRWSSCNIFSTQDHAAAAVAAAGVPVFAWKGLNEQEFDWCIEQTLFFGGADRPLNMILDDGGDLTNMVLDKYPELIQHVKGLSEETTTGVHRLYERMKNGSLPIPAININDSVTKSKFDNKYGCRESCVDAIRRATDVMIAGKVAVVAGFGDVGKGSAESLAGAGARVIITEIDPICALQAAMEGYEVKKMADAVKEADIIVTTTGCRDIITGEHFKLMKDKCIVSNIGHFDIEIDVAWLNNNYGNTKVEIKPQVDKYTIDGKDIILLAEGRLVNLGCATGHPSFVMSNSFTNQTLAQLELWTNTDKYENKVYVLPKHLDEKVARLHLKKIGVELDTLTTEQSEYLGIPAEGPYKPDYYRY; from the coding sequence ATGTCTACAATAGCAAATTCAAACATTGACTTTAACCTCCAGTACAAGGTAAAAGATATGAGCTTAGCCGATTGGGGCCGTAAAGAAATAGAGTTAGCAGAAGCAGAAATGCCCGGTCTCATGTCTTTAAGAGAAGAGTATGGTGCATCACAGCCGCTGAAAGGTGCGCGTATCGCCGGATGCCTGCACATGACAATACAAACAGCAGTACTGATAGAAACCCTCGTACATCTGGGCGCTGAAGTGCGCTGGAGTTCCTGCAACATATTCTCTACACAGGATCATGCCGCTGCTGCCGTAGCTGCCGCCGGCGTTCCCGTATTTGCTTGGAAAGGCCTTAACGAACAAGAGTTTGACTGGTGTATCGAACAAACCCTCTTCTTCGGTGGCGCTGACCGCCCCCTGAATATGATCCTCGATGATGGTGGCGACCTCACCAACATGGTATTGGATAAATATCCTGAACTGATCCAACACGTTAAAGGCTTGAGCGAAGAAACTACCACCGGCGTACACCGTTTATACGAGCGTATGAAAAATGGTTCTTTGCCCATCCCTGCTATCAATATCAATGACTCCGTAACTAAATCCAAATTTGATAACAAATATGGCTGCCGCGAATCCTGCGTAGATGCTATCCGTCGTGCAACTGACGTAATGATCGCTGGTAAAGTAGCCGTAGTTGCCGGTTTTGGCGACGTAGGTAAAGGTTCTGCAGAATCCCTCGCAGGTGCCGGTGCCCGTGTTATCATCACCGAAATAGACCCGATCTGCGCTCTGCAGGCCGCTATGGAAGGTTACGAAGTGAAGAAAATGGCTGATGCCGTTAAAGAAGCAGATATCATCGTAACAACCACTGGTTGCCGCGATATCATCACTGGCGAACACTTCAAACTGATGAAAGATAAATGTATCGTATCTAACATCGGTCACTTCGATATCGAAATTGATGTTGCCTGGTTAAATAACAACTATGGCAATACTAAAGTGGAAATCAAGCCTCAGGTAGATAAATATACCATCGATGGTAAAGATATCATCCTGCTGGCTGAAGGCCGCCTCGTAAACCTCGGTTGTGCTACAGGACATCCCTCCTTCGTAATGAGTAACTCTTTCACCAACCAGACACTGGCTCAACTCGAACTTTGGACCAATACTGACAAGTATGAGAACAAAGTATATGTACTGCCTAAACACCTGGATGAGAAAGTAGCTCGTTTACACCTGAAAAAGATCGGTGTAGAACTCGACACCCTCACTACTGAACAATCCGAATACCTCGGCATACCTGCAGAAGGCCCCTACAAGCCTGACTATTACAGGTACTAG
- a CDS encoding pyridoxine 5'-phosphate synthase, protein MTKLSVNINKFATLRNARGGNLPDILKVAQDCERFGAEGITVHPRPDERHIRYQDVLDLKPLVTTEFNIEGYPSSSFMDLVLQAKPDQCTLVPDPPDAITSNTGWDTKANQSQLKDVISTLKAAGIRVSIFLNADVSMVEGAKAAGADRIELYTGPYAEEYTNARTQPQNLQLFNDYKNTAREASAIGLGLNAGHDLNLENLRFFKLHIPQLLEVSIGHALVCDALYFGLENTIQLYKRQLVAAPEAQ, encoded by the coding sequence ATGACAAAGCTTAGTGTAAACATCAACAAGTTTGCGACCCTGCGCAATGCAAGAGGTGGCAATTTGCCCGATATATTAAAGGTAGCACAGGACTGTGAACGCTTTGGGGCCGAAGGCATAACAGTACATCCTCGGCCGGACGAAAGACATATCCGCTACCAGGATGTACTGGACCTCAAACCATTAGTCACCACCGAATTCAACATTGAAGGATATCCCTCCAGCTCCTTTATGGACCTGGTATTACAAGCCAAACCCGACCAATGCACATTGGTACCCGACCCCCCCGATGCCATCACCTCCAACACCGGATGGGATACCAAAGCCAATCAATCACAGCTGAAAGATGTCATCAGTACATTAAAGGCCGCGGGTATAAGAGTATCCATCTTCCTCAATGCTGATGTTAGCATGGTCGAAGGTGCAAAAGCAGCAGGTGCCGATCGTATCGAACTATACACCGGCCCCTACGCAGAAGAATATACCAACGCCCGTACACAACCACAAAACCTGCAGCTGTTCAACGATTATAAAAATACAGCCAGGGAAGCTAGCGCCATAGGACTTGGCCTCAATGCCGGCCATGACCTCAACCTGGAAAATCTTCGATTCTTTAAATTACATATCCCACAGCTCCTCGAAGTTTCTATCGGCCATGCCCTCGTATGCGATGCCTTATACTTCGGCCTGGAAAATACCATCCAGCTCTATAAACGTCAGTTGGTAGCTGCGCCGGAAGCCCAATAA
- a CDS encoding RNA polymerase sigma-70 factor, whose amino-acid sequence MTSDQFEQLFYANYKQLVCFANKLVLRLDVAEDIVQGVFINAWKQLSRLDPNQSVKAYLYRATRNACLNYLKSDYRSKTILTDQVAHLDQTQAPLSQSTYSLQQQLKDILDELPPRRKEIFLLSREQGLSYKEIASTMDISVKTVENQMGKAIKYLYTRITPLLKTALFIFFH is encoded by the coding sequence TTGACATCAGATCAATTTGAACAACTGTTTTATGCCAATTATAAGCAATTGGTCTGCTTCGCCAATAAGCTTGTCCTACGCCTCGATGTCGCAGAAGATATCGTACAGGGCGTATTTATCAATGCATGGAAACAATTGTCACGCCTGGACCCGAATCAATCCGTAAAAGCATACCTCTACCGCGCCACCCGGAACGCCTGCCTTAATTACCTCAAATCTGACTACCGCTCCAAAACAATATTAACAGACCAGGTAGCACACCTGGATCAAACTCAGGCCCCCCTGTCTCAATCTACCTATAGCCTCCAACAACAATTAAAAGATATCCTGGACGAATTACCTCCCCGCAGAAAAGAAATATTCCTCCTGAGCCGCGAACAAGGACTATCCTACAAAGAAATAGCCAGCACAATGGATATCTCCGTCAAAACAGTAGAAAATCAAATGGGAAAAGCTATCAAGTACCTATACACCCGTATCACCCCGCTTCTAAAAACGGCGCTATTTATTTTTTTCCACTGA
- a CDS encoding FecR family protein, producing the protein MQLFTEEDQLFEHLTAYCLGELSAEEMKAVEAWAMANKTHQEKLEAVKQLLQDTAWENTSAPHISVDNAWQKVNSSIQESPRLKSQNIHWYQVAAAAAVLLVCCWAIYFRNAIPASPWITAQIKDTLYLPDGSMVVAKQGAQLRYHRQFGKENREVELDGEAIFDVPRQTEHPFHLRTAKATITVLGTRFSVNNTTDNFTVKVMEGAIKASLTAHNSAMILKRGEMASYQHHTQSLLKQAFVDSTMLRYYNTPVKDIAKDLQATKQILLTGKDSLMNTKLTVDFRYSNIVEIKRTLELLMGKKVEQVGQKLIIQ; encoded by the coding sequence ATGCAACTTTTTACCGAAGAGGATCAACTCTTTGAACACCTGACCGCTTATTGTCTCGGAGAACTGTCCGCAGAAGAAATGAAGGCCGTCGAAGCCTGGGCAATGGCAAATAAAACCCATCAGGAAAAACTCGAAGCAGTTAAACAGTTACTGCAGGATACTGCATGGGAAAATACCTCCGCACCACACATATCTGTTGATAACGCCTGGCAAAAAGTAAACAGCAGCATACAGGAAAGCCCCCGACTGAAATCTCAAAACATACATTGGTACCAGGTGGCTGCCGCCGCGGCAGTACTGCTGGTTTGCTGCTGGGCCATATACTTCCGGAATGCAATACCTGCTTCTCCCTGGATCACCGCACAGATAAAAGACACCCTATACCTGCCCGATGGTAGTATGGTAGTAGCAAAACAAGGAGCGCAGTTACGCTATCATCGGCAATTCGGTAAAGAGAACAGAGAAGTAGAACTGGACGGCGAGGCCATATTCGATGTACCAAGACAAACAGAACATCCCTTCCACCTCCGCACCGCAAAAGCCACTATCACAGTGCTCGGCACCCGCTTTTCCGTCAACAATACAACGGATAACTTCACTGTTAAAGTAATGGAAGGAGCCATAAAAGCCAGTCTGACAGCTCATAATAGCGCTATGATCCTGAAACGTGGCGAAATGGCCTCCTATCAACACCACACCCAAAGCCTGCTCAAACAAGCCTTTGTAGATAGCACGATGCTTCGATACTACAATACACCCGTAAAAGACATCGCCAAAGACCTACAAGCAACCAAGCAAATACTGCTCACCGGAAAAGATTCGCTTATGAATACCAAATTGACAGTCGATTTCCGCTATAGCAACATTGTCGAAATAAAAAGGACTTTAGAATTATTAATGGGCAAAAAAGTAGAACAGGTCGGACAAAAACTGATCATCCAATAA
- a CDS encoding TonB-dependent receptor has translation MKKHLQLLMACCLSFFCLQAQAAAYTFFLPGGETKLLTLCEQFNKTAPDPVSFNNDEKQLQVKVKVSEGYYTFASLFERYFKPHQLAYTVSGKQTIIYHIKDAAAIQYRLQQLAADVKQSHTIQGIISDKEGKPVPGSTVNLRGTALGAISDEKGKYAIFNVPSGKYMLTVTALGYKANGIEIDVNADITQNLTLQEDLLALGEVVVTGSTTPKRKIESSVAITSIRSSKIEELAPQSTADLLQAVPGFVVETSGGEVGNNLFARGIPSAGAYEYVQIQEDGLPVFEDGALQFANADNWLRVDETVARMEAVRGGSGAVFATNAPGGIINFISKTGGNNFAGTAKLTAGTSSLFRTDLNVGGPLVKDKLFFNIGGFYRVDNGVRNPGFAGNRGGQVKMNLKYNLDNGYIKLYYKKLDDRNLFLLPIPLTDKDHPKGIKGFDPNYGTLTSRNFSNLKVPQFGGGYYQRDLENGVHPIVDAIGGEVNIDLKNGFSVTNAMRYTKINLNYTAIFPGEEPKTAANFASTYTSNGVAYPVNNPGYYNVNTGQRVNPDLVAKVGYWAIDKQMDNFANDLRFKYTNQVVDLSFGYYYSNWKSNQQWNWSNMLIEVSDNPQLLNLVDESLTPSSPNYSRTYNGVSEISWLTRDAQLKGNINAPYVNAEIKATKQLTFDLGLRYDIDRYSGYKGTSTPRNLDNNTSFGLDFKTTTADNAMSSTEGPYYYWKYNIDRFSYSAAANYKFTDNMAAYLRYSNGFRSPIEEAYYDNADKLSTIKETVVNQYELGYKYQGRNIAVFANLFYMNLDNIAFTDILVNGQSENKFAKAHNIGIELETELNLRRFNVSLSATLQDPKFTDFKGTGYDYKDNKVRRIPSVYGTLRPSYKFTDRLMAYVEWQYFGKKYSDNANVFALPAFHTLDAGVAYKLNKVRFAVDVSNITNTIGLTEGNPRITSAPGAIYYARPILGRFGKISVTIDF, from the coding sequence ATGAAAAAGCATCTCCAATTACTGATGGCGTGCTGCCTTTCCTTTTTCTGTTTGCAGGCACAAGCGGCCGCATATACCTTCTTTCTCCCGGGCGGGGAAACGAAACTGCTGACGCTCTGCGAACAGTTCAATAAAACAGCACCAGATCCCGTTAGCTTTAATAATGACGAAAAGCAACTGCAAGTCAAAGTGAAAGTGAGCGAAGGCTATTACACCTTTGCCTCCTTATTCGAGCGCTATTTCAAACCACATCAACTGGCCTACACAGTTAGCGGCAAACAAACCATCATCTACCATATAAAGGATGCTGCTGCCATTCAATATCGCCTGCAACAGCTGGCCGCTGACGTAAAACAGTCGCATACCATTCAAGGTATCATATCTGATAAAGAGGGCAAACCAGTCCCAGGTAGCACTGTCAACCTCCGTGGCACGGCACTAGGAGCTATCTCCGATGAAAAAGGTAAATACGCCATCTTCAACGTGCCTTCCGGAAAATATATGCTGACAGTGACCGCCTTAGGCTACAAAGCCAATGGTATTGAAATAGATGTCAATGCAGACATCACGCAAAACCTCACCCTGCAGGAAGACCTCCTCGCACTGGGAGAAGTAGTAGTGACCGGCTCTACCACTCCCAAACGTAAAATAGAATCCAGTGTAGCTATCACCTCCATCAGAAGCTCCAAGATAGAAGAACTCGCACCACAAAGCACAGCCGACTTACTACAGGCAGTACCGGGCTTCGTCGTAGAAACCTCCGGTGGTGAAGTAGGAAATAACCTGTTCGCCCGTGGCATTCCTTCCGCCGGCGCATACGAATATGTACAGATACAGGAAGATGGATTACCCGTATTCGAAGATGGCGCATTGCAATTTGCCAATGCCGACAACTGGTTACGCGTAGATGAAACAGTTGCCCGCATGGAAGCCGTAAGAGGTGGCTCCGGTGCTGTCTTCGCAACCAACGCACCAGGGGGTATCATCAACTTCATCAGCAAAACCGGTGGCAATAACTTCGCCGGAACTGCCAAACTAACAGCCGGTACCTCCAGCCTGTTCAGAACAGATCTGAACGTAGGAGGACCACTGGTAAAAGACAAACTGTTCTTTAACATCGGTGGATTCTATCGCGTAGACAATGGCGTACGTAATCCGGGCTTCGCCGGCAACCGGGGAGGACAGGTGAAAATGAACCTTAAATATAACCTCGACAACGGATACATCAAGTTGTACTATAAAAAGCTCGATGACCGCAACCTATTCCTCCTGCCAATACCACTGACAGACAAAGACCATCCCAAAGGTATCAAAGGCTTTGATCCCAACTATGGTACCCTGACCTCCCGCAACTTCAGCAATCTCAAAGTACCACAATTTGGCGGCGGATACTACCAGCGCGATCTGGAAAATGGCGTGCACCCTATAGTAGATGCTATCGGAGGAGAAGTCAATATCGATCTTAAGAACGGCTTCTCTGTAACTAATGCGATGAGATATACGAAAATAAACCTGAACTATACAGCTATCTTCCCTGGCGAAGAACCCAAAACAGCAGCCAACTTCGCAAGCACCTACACATCCAATGGTGTTGCCTACCCGGTAAACAATCCCGGCTACTACAATGTCAACACAGGTCAACGTGTCAATCCCGACCTGGTAGCGAAAGTAGGCTATTGGGCTATCGACAAACAGATGGATAACTTCGCTAACGACCTGCGATTTAAATACACCAATCAAGTGGTAGACTTGTCATTCGGATATTATTATTCCAACTGGAAATCTAACCAGCAATGGAATTGGAGCAATATGCTGATAGAAGTATCAGATAATCCGCAGTTATTAAACCTGGTAGATGAATCACTCACACCCAGTTCTCCTAATTATTCCCGTACTTATAACGGCGTATCCGAAATATCCTGGCTCACAAGAGACGCACAGCTAAAAGGCAATATCAATGCCCCTTATGTCAATGCAGAAATAAAAGCAACCAAACAACTTACCTTCGACCTCGGCCTAAGATATGATATTGATCGCTACAGCGGTTATAAAGGTACTTCTACCCCTCGCAACCTGGATAATAACACCAGCTTCGGATTAGACTTCAAAACCACTACAGCAGACAATGCCATGAGCAGCACGGAAGGTCCCTACTACTACTGGAAATACAATATCGACAGATTCTCCTATAGCGCCGCCGCCAACTATAAATTTACCGATAACATGGCCGCCTACCTCCGATATAGCAATGGATTCCGTTCCCCGATAGAAGAAGCCTACTATGACAATGCCGACAAACTCTCCACGATCAAAGAAACAGTCGTAAATCAATATGAACTGGGCTACAAATACCAGGGTCGTAACATTGCCGTATTCGCGAATCTCTTCTACATGAACCTGGACAATATCGCCTTCACAGATATCCTCGTCAACGGACAATCGGAGAACAAGTTCGCAAAAGCACACAATATAGGTATCGAATTGGAAACAGAACTAAACCTCCGTCGCTTCAATGTAAGTCTCAGCGCCACCCTACAGGATCCGAAATTCACCGACTTCAAAGGCACCGGATACGATTATAAAGACAACAAAGTGCGTCGTATCCCCTCCGTATACGGAACACTGCGCCCTTCTTATAAATTCACAGATCGGCTAATGGCCTATGTAGAATGGCAGTATTTTGGTAAGAAGTATTCTGACAACGCCAATGTATTCGCACTGCCGGCATTCCACACATTGGACGCCGGAGTAGCTTACAAGCTCAATAAAGTACGTTTTGCTGTAGATGTCTCCAACATCACCAATACGATCGGACTCACCGAAGGCAACCCTCGTATCACCTCTGCCCCGGGAGCCATCTACTATGCAAGACCAATACTGGGACGCTTCGGCAAAATATCTGTGACCATCGACTTTTAA
- the treA gene encoding alpha,alpha-trehalase TreA, with protein sequence MTIIKQLKKITLINGMLICLTTGIWAQRPPTPDQVYGELFTAVQSARVFPDSKTFVDAVPKQTPAQILQAYQSAKNQQGFNLRSFVMTHFDIPGTATPVNKDQTQPVTAHIQQLWSTLKRSPAAQQTNSSLLPLPHPYIVPGGRFREIYYWDSYFTMQGLRVSGEISTISDMVSNFAALIANYGHIPNGNRTYFLSRSQPPFFSAMVELLAAEKGDSIYKAYLPALQQEYDYWMDRSAPTQHVVHMPDGSLLNRYYDQDSIPRQESYREDIATAAGVTHPATLYRDLRSAAESGWDFSSRWQSDPKDLRTTRTTALVPVDLNALLYHLETTLAKASRIAGNTKDEARFRALATARRRSLEKYCWSTEKGWYVDYDIEKGKPADALTLAGMYPFFFRMADKKHIQQVSQQIRHSFLQAGGLTTTLQHTGEQWDAPNGWAPLQWISIQGLEKYGQSALARDIAQRWAKLNIQVYQQTGKLMEKYNVVDMTLTAGGGEYPSQDGFGWTNGVLLALMKQYGIQEPPRQTIKGKPAVL encoded by the coding sequence ATGACAATCATCAAACAGCTAAAAAAAATCACCCTCATCAATGGCATGCTGATCTGCCTCACCACAGGCATATGGGCACAGCGACCACCAACACCAGACCAAGTGTACGGAGAACTATTCACCGCTGTGCAGTCAGCACGGGTATTCCCGGATAGTAAGACTTTTGTGGACGCCGTACCCAAACAAACTCCCGCGCAGATACTACAGGCATACCAATCCGCTAAAAACCAGCAGGGCTTCAACTTACGGTCATTTGTAATGACCCATTTCGATATCCCGGGCACAGCTACGCCGGTCAATAAGGACCAGACGCAACCTGTCACCGCACATATCCAGCAACTATGGAGCACGCTCAAAAGATCCCCTGCAGCGCAGCAGACCAATAGCTCCCTCCTGCCATTACCGCATCCATATATAGTACCGGGTGGCCGCTTCCGGGAAATCTACTACTGGGACAGCTACTTTACCATGCAGGGCCTTCGCGTTTCCGGAGAGATAAGTACCATATCAGACATGGTCAGCAATTTCGCAGCTCTCATAGCAAACTATGGACACATCCCAAATGGGAATCGTACCTACTTCCTCAGTAGAAGCCAGCCTCCCTTTTTCTCCGCTATGGTAGAACTCCTGGCAGCCGAAAAAGGAGATAGCATATACAAAGCCTATCTTCCTGCCCTGCAGCAGGAATATGATTACTGGATGGATCGCAGCGCCCCTACACAACATGTAGTGCACATGCCCGACGGTAGCCTCCTTAACAGGTACTACGACCAGGACAGCATCCCCAGACAGGAATCGTATCGGGAAGATATAGCCACCGCCGCCGGCGTAACACATCCCGCTACCTTATACCGGGACCTACGCTCTGCAGCAGAGAGTGGCTGGGACTTCAGCAGCCGATGGCAATCAGATCCAAAAGACCTGCGTACCACCCGCACAACAGCCTTAGTACCAGTCGACCTCAATGCCTTATTATATCACCTGGAAACGACCTTAGCCAAAGCCTCCCGCATCGCTGGCAATACCAAAGACGAAGCCAGGTTCAGGGCATTGGCCACAGCTCGACGACGCAGCCTGGAAAAATACTGCTGGTCAACAGAAAAAGGATGGTATGTGGACTACGATATAGAAAAAGGTAAACCAGCCGACGCTCTCACGCTCGCAGGTATGTATCCTTTTTTCTTCCGCATGGCAGATAAAAAACATATCCAACAGGTAAGCCAGCAGATCAGACACTCCTTCTTGCAAGCAGGTGGACTCACCACAACATTGCAACATACCGGCGAACAATGGGACGCCCCCAATGGCTGGGCGCCGCTGCAATGGATTTCTATCCAGGGACTGGAAAAATACGGACAATCAGCACTTGCCAGGGATATCGCACAACGATGGGCGAAACTCAACATACAGGTATATCAGCAAACAGGTAAACTAATGGAGAAATACAACGTCGTTGATATGACACTGACCGCCGGTGGTGGTGAATATCCCTCTCAGGATGGCTTCGGATGGACGAATGGTGTATTACTGGCGCTGATGAAACAGTACGGTATCCAGGAGCCACCCCGGCAGACTATAAAAGGCAAACCAGCCGTCTTGTAA
- a CDS encoding Na+/H+ antiporter: protein MEGTFKVYILLIVIILLLIMLAQRLRVAYPVILVLGGLFLSLVPAIPEISIDPELIFVLFLPPLLYEAAWYTSWKDLWKWRRVIGSFAFLIVIITSFVVALISSTFIPGFTMALGFLLGGIVSPPDAVSASAILKYIKVPRRLTSILEGESLLNDAASLIIFRFALIAVDTGRFVFHQAALSFVVVIVMGVATGLLIAIGYYQLHKRLPTNVNIDIVLTLTTPYVMYLTAEWFHFSGVLAVVSGGLFLSYRSRRFLSHSSRLRGSTVWSSLGFVLNGLVFMLIGLELPVVVKELGTVSLKAAIGYSLLISLVLIAGRLLSTLGASAFTVFISRYITTADAHPGWKGPMILGWTGMRGVVSLAAALSIPYHLNNGTPFPQRNLILFITFSVILVTLILQGLTLPLVIKWINMEDPDHSLPLPEQEIRLRKILGQKSLAFLDGEHGDTVNHDSILQLLREKYKSEETLTSPPEHTEGPVHYRLQLQLLEQQRNWLEELNNGTDTDDGLIRKYQELLDLEEEKLRLRYEQDA, encoded by the coding sequence ATGGAAGGCACTTTTAAAGTCTACATTTTACTGATTGTCATCATCTTATTATTGATCATGCTGGCCCAGCGCCTTCGGGTTGCTTATCCGGTCATACTCGTGCTCGGTGGTCTCTTCCTAAGCCTCGTCCCGGCAATTCCTGAGATCAGCATCGACCCGGAGCTCATATTTGTACTTTTTTTACCGCCCCTGCTCTATGAAGCAGCCTGGTATACCTCCTGGAAAGACCTCTGGAAATGGCGACGGGTCATCGGCAGCTTCGCTTTCCTCATAGTGATCATTACCTCCTTCGTCGTTGCTTTGATATCCAGTACCTTCATCCCCGGTTTTACCATGGCATTGGGATTCCTGCTGGGTGGTATCGTGTCCCCGCCAGATGCCGTATCAGCCTCCGCCATCCTGAAGTATATTAAAGTACCCAGAAGACTCACCTCTATACTAGAGGGAGAAAGCCTCCTCAATGACGCAGCTAGCTTGATCATCTTCCGGTTCGCCCTCATCGCCGTAGATACCGGCAGATTTGTGTTTCACCAGGCTGCCCTGAGTTTCGTGGTCGTAATAGTCATGGGCGTAGCTACCGGCCTGCTGATCGCCATCGGCTACTACCAGCTGCACAAACGACTGCCCACCAATGTCAATATCGATATTGTCCTCACCCTCACCACGCCCTATGTCATGTACCTGACAGCAGAATGGTTCCATTTCTCTGGCGTACTTGCCGTCGTGAGCGGAGGCCTCTTCCTGTCCTACCGGAGCAGACGCTTCCTCTCTCATAGCAGCCGCCTGCGTGGCTCTACCGTATGGTCCTCGCTCGGCTTCGTTCTCAACGGACTCGTTTTTATGCTGATAGGACTGGAACTGCCCGTCGTCGTCAAAGAACTGGGAACAGTCAGCCTGAAAGCTGCCATCGGCTATAGCTTGCTGATATCATTGGTACTCATCGCCGGACGCCTGTTATCCACACTGGGCGCCTCCGCATTTACCGTCTTCATCAGCCGCTACATCACCACCGCCGACGCCCACCCAGGCTGGAAGGGCCCTATGATCCTTGGCTGGACAGGCATGCGGGGAGTGGTATCCCTCGCCGCCGCCTTGTCCATCCCATACCACCTCAACAATGGCACCCCCTTTCCTCAGCGTAATCTCATCCTCTTCATCACCTTTTCCGTCATACTGGTCACCCTCATCTTACAAGGCCTGACCCTGCCTCTGGTCATCAAATGGATCAATATGGAAGATCCCGACCATAGCCTCCCACTGCCCGAACAAGAAATCCGCCTGCGAAAAATACTGGGACAAAAAAGCCTCGCCTTCCTCGATGGCGAACATGGCGATACTGTCAACCACGACAGCATCCTGCAACTGCTACGCGAAAAATACAAGTCGGAAGAAACCTTGACCAGCCCTCCCGAACACACCGAAGGACCCGTCCACTACCGCCTGCAGCTGCAACTGCTCGAACAACAGCGCAACTGGCTCGAAGAATTGAACAATGGGACCGATACCGACGACGGCCTCATCCGAAAATACCAGGAACTATTAGACCTCGAAGAAGAAAAATTGAGACTTCGCTATGAACAAGATGCGTGA
- a CDS encoding helix-turn-helix domain-containing protein, protein MAKTETLEDFYMKKFNWMPENLKQDIGHFNVFRMEDCLGPGKAPVQYSRRDFYKITIVKGKHVYHYADKSLEVSGTSLLFFNPQVPYQFEQQTEDTTGYFCIFKESFITSQIRGGIKDLPMFVPGNKPSYQLNKTQEKFILQIFEKMMEEINSDYVYKYDLIRNYIMEMVHYALKMQPTETLYQHVDANARITSIFTELLERQFPIESPSQRFSLRSARDFAAQLSVHTNHLNRAIRLTTGKTTTEHILDRLVSEAKTLLKHTNWNISEIGYALGFEEPAHFNHFFKKHTDLSPSAFRG, encoded by the coding sequence ATGGCAAAAACAGAGACCCTGGAAGATTTCTACATGAAGAAGTTCAACTGGATGCCGGAAAATTTAAAACAAGACATCGGTCATTTCAATGTATTCCGGATGGAGGATTGCCTGGGACCTGGTAAAGCACCAGTACAGTACAGCCGCAGAGACTTCTACAAAATTACCATCGTAAAAGGGAAACACGTATATCACTACGCAGACAAAAGCCTGGAAGTATCCGGCACCTCCCTGCTATTCTTTAATCCACAGGTACCCTACCAGTTTGAACAACAAACGGAAGATACCACCGGCTACTTCTGCATCTTCAAAGAGTCTTTCATCACCAGCCAGATAAGAGGCGGGATCAAAGACCTCCCCATGTTTGTTCCGGGCAATAAGCCCAGCTACCAGCTCAACAAAACACAGGAGAAATTCATCCTGCAGATCTTCGAAAAAATGATGGAAGAGATCAACTCAGATTATGTATACAAGTATGACCTGATCCGCAACTACATCATGGAGATGGTACACTACGCACTGAAAATGCAGCCGACGGAAACACTCTACCAGCACGTGGATGCCAATGCCCGCATCACATCCATCTTTACCGAACTGCTGGAAAGACAATTTCCCATAGAGTCCCCCTCCCAGCGTTTCTCTTTGAGATCCGCGAGGGACTTCGCCGCTCAGCTGTCCGTACATACCAATCACCTCAATCGCGCTATCAGGCTCACCACCGGCAAAACCACCACCGAACACATTCTCGACCGCCTCGTCAGCGAAGCCAAAACATTACTGAAACATACTAACTGGAACATATCAGAGATCGGCTATGCCCTGGGCTTCGAAGAACCCGCTCACTTCAACCATTTCTTTAAAAAACATACCGACCTATCCCCCTCTGCCTTCAGAGGCTAA